CGGCGCACCATTCAATGAAGCGGAACCTACTGCATATTTTACAATGGCTTCGCTTTCTCTTTCTGTATAGCCGAGTTTTTTCAAAGCAGCCGGTACAGATTGGTTGATGATCTTGAAATAACCACCACCACTGAGTTTCTTAAATTTCACCAAAGCGAAATCAGGTTCAACACCTGTTGTATCGCAATCCATTACCAAACCAATTGTTCCTGTTGGAGCAATTACGGTTGTTTGTGCATTACGGTAACCATATTTCTCACCCATTTCTACTGCATCGTCCCAGCTTTTGCATGCACTTGTCAATAAATAATCAGGACAATATTGTGCTTTAATACCTAATGGTTTAATACTTAGCCCTACATATGCTTCTTCAGCATCGTAAGCAGCCGCACGGTGGTTACGCATTACACGCAACATATCTTCAGCATTCTCTTCGTAACGTGGGAACGCACCAAGGAATGAAGCCATCTCTGCCGATGTTTTGTAAGAGATTCCTGTCATGATAGCTGTTAATGCACCGGCAATACCACGTGCTTCTTCGCTATCGTAAGGAATTCCCATTACCATCAGCATAGAACCGAGGTTGGCATAACCTAAGCCGAGTGTGCGGTAATCGTAAGAAAGTTGTGCAACATCTTTTGATGGGAACTGTGCCATCAACACAGAAATTTCCAGTACTGCTGTCCACAAGCGACATACGTATTCAAAGCCTTGTACATCGAAGGTTTGTGTTTCTTCATCAAACAAACGACGAAGGTTTACAGATGCAAGATTACAAGCAGTATTATCCAAGAACATATACTCACTGCAAGGATTAGATGCATTTATGCGTCCGCCTTTTGGAGATGTATGCCATTCATTAATTGTTGTATCGTACTGTGTACCCGGATCAGCACAACGCCATGCAGCATAAGCGATCTGGTTCCATACTTCCCTTGAAGGAATTTTTTTCATAGTACGACCATCGGTACGTGCTTTCAATTCCCAATCTTCACCTTTCTCTAATTTCTCAAAGAATTCGTTTGGTATACGTACAGAGTTGTTTGAGTTTTGTCCACTCACTGTGCGGTAAGCTTCACCTTCGTAATCAGATGCATAACCTGCATTGATCAATGCACCCACTTTCTTCTCTTCTTCAACTTTCCAGTTGATGAAATCCATGATCTCAGGATGATCCAAATCAAGACAAACCATTTTAGCAGCACGACGTGTAGTACCACCGCTTTTGATAGCACCTGCAGCACGGTCGCCGATTTTCAAAAAGCTCATCAAGCCACTTGACGTACCACCACCGCTGAGCTTTTCACCTTCTCCACGAATGGTAGAAAAGTTTGTACCAACACCAGAACCATATTTGAAGATTCTTGCTTCACGTACCCACAGATCCATCAAACCACCTTCATTCACCAGATCATCACTCACGCTGAGGATGAAACAGGCATGTGGTTGAGGCCGTTCGTATGCAGAAGTTGATTTCTTTAATTCGCCATCGTTTGCATCAACAAAGTAGTGACCTTGTGGTTTTCCTTTGATGCCATAACTTTCATATAAACCCGAATTAAACCATTGCGGACTGTTTGGTACACACACCTGGTTTAAAATACTATACACTAACTCTTCATAAAAAACCTGTGCATCCTGTTCAGTTGCAAAATAGCCGTAACGCTCTCCCCAAACCCGCCAGCAATTGGCCATACGATGTGCCACCTGCTTAGAAGATGTTTCACGACCCAATGAACCATCGGGTTGCGGCACACCTGCCTTACGAAAATACTTTTGCGCCAAAATATCTGTAGCGATTTGACTCCAATGACTCGGCACCTCCACATTATTCATCTCAAACACAATTTCCCCAGAAGGATTGCGAATCACAGAAGTACGGTAATCGTACTCAAACAGGTCGAAGGGTGTAACACCTTCTTTTGTGAACCGGCGGCTGAACTTCAGTCCCTGTTCTTGTTTCTTTTTGCTGGCCATTTTGATCTGTAAGTTTTGTGGGTTAGTTAGTGGTTGGGTTAAGAAATCGTTAAACGATAGACTACGAAAATATTTTTTCAAACGATACATGCAAAGTCATAGATATACACAGACTGTGGAAATCAGTTGCAAACGCAATGCTGACGTGTGTTTGCCTGTGGATACTGAGTTTTCAACCTATTCTTTTAAAAAATGAGCAAAAAAAACTTGGCTATTTCCAAATATTTCCCTTTAGCCTGCTGCCATTGCATTTGAGGGCATGAATACCCGAAAATGAAACTAACGCTGGCATCTAAACGCAGAAAAATGCGCTCCTGTTGATATCAATTTTTAGCCTAATATCTGCCCTGTGAGATAAAAAGAACTGAATCTGAAAAAGATGGACATTTTTTTGCATTTTTGCAGGAATAGCGTTCACTGAATGAAGCAACACATCTATAAAGAATTACTGGAGCGAAAACAGAAAGGTCAGAAGTCGTTTGCTGTTTTAATTGATCCCGATAAAGTTAATCCACCCGCCATTGAGCAGTTGGTAAAGCTTTCTGTGGAAGCAAGCGTAGATTATTTTCTTGTAGGTGGAAGCCTTGTTATTTCCAATCAATTGGACGAGGTGGTACAGCAGATAAAAGCAGCTTGCGATATTCCTGTCATTCTTTTTCCCGGAAGCCCTTCTCAAGTAAGTAAGTATGCCGATGGTTTGTTATATCTCTCTTTGATCTCCGGACGTAATCCTGAATTATTGATCGGCCAACATGTGATCTCTGCACCATTTGTAAAGCAAAGCGGACTTGAGATTATTTCAACTGCTTACATGGTGGTTGATGGTGGTGCCCCAACAACCGTGTCTTACATTAGCAATGCTGCTCCTCTCCCTTCCGATAAAAATGAGATTGCCATGTGTACTGCGATGGCCGGCGAAATGCTTGGTATGAAAGTGGTTTATATGGATGCCGGCAGTGGTGCCAAACGCCCCATCAGCGAAAGCATGATACAAGC
The DNA window shown above is from Lacibacter sp. H375 and carries:
- a CDS encoding vitamin B12-dependent ribonucleotide reductase; this encodes MASKKKQEQGLKFSRRFTKEGVTPFDLFEYDYRTSVIRNPSGEIVFEMNNVEVPSHWSQIATDILAQKYFRKAGVPQPDGSLGRETSSKQVAHRMANCWRVWGERYGYFATEQDAQVFYEELVYSILNQVCVPNSPQWFNSGLYESYGIKGKPQGHYFVDANDGELKKSTSAYERPQPHACFILSVSDDLVNEGGLMDLWVREARIFKYGSGVGTNFSTIRGEGEKLSGGGTSSGLMSFLKIGDRAAGAIKSGGTTRRAAKMVCLDLDHPEIMDFINWKVEEEKKVGALINAGYASDYEGEAYRTVSGQNSNNSVRIPNEFFEKLEKGEDWELKARTDGRTMKKIPSREVWNQIAYAAWRCADPGTQYDTTINEWHTSPKGGRINASNPCSEYMFLDNTACNLASVNLRRLFDEETQTFDVQGFEYVCRLWTAVLEISVLMAQFPSKDVAQLSYDYRTLGLGYANLGSMLMVMGIPYDSEEARGIAGALTAIMTGISYKTSAEMASFLGAFPRYEENAEDMLRVMRNHRAAAYDAEEAYVGLSIKPLGIKAQYCPDYLLTSACKSWDDAVEMGEKYGYRNAQTTVIAPTGTIGLVMDCDTTGVEPDFALVKFKKLSGGGYFKIINQSVPAALKKLGYTERESEAIVKYAVGSASLNGAPHVNPQSLSEKGFIAEEIKKIEASLASAFEIGFVFNKYALGEECLQRLGFTPEQYNDFEWSLLEALGFTDEQIAEANDYICGTMTVEGAPFLKLEHYPVFDCANRCGKKGQRYIHHSGHIKMMGAAQPFLSGAISKTINLPNEATVEEIADAYYESWKLGLKACALYRDGSKLSQPLSTKGSDKKKKESTETAAEETVAIAESNIVDMAKLTVEELLEELNKRVQASPDTKLKRQLARIVERRTLPAKRRGFTQKAKINGQAIFLRTGEYSDGTLGEIFVDLAKEGSTLKGLMNSFAIAISVGLQYGVPLEEYAEKFVFTKFEPSGMVDHPNIKSTTSIVDFVFRCLAYEYLGRTDLVHVLDKPEINNTGMDDWDDVPTGLEYEKKTPELSDVRVVGSVPTTPQVQKAQRVAANPVKMDNGLDAVNAAAKSMQSDAPACNTCGHITIRSGTCYKCLNCGNSMGCS
- a CDS encoding geranylgeranylglyceryl/heptaprenylglyceryl phosphate synthase, whose amino-acid sequence is MKQHIYKELLERKQKGQKSFAVLIDPDKVNPPAIEQLVKLSVEASVDYFLVGGSLVISNQLDEVVQQIKAACDIPVILFPGSPSQVSKYADGLLYLSLISGRNPELLIGQHVISAPFVKQSGLEIISTAYMVVDGGAPTTVSYISNAAPLPSDKNEIAMCTAMAGEMLGMKVVYMDAGSGAKRPISESMIQAVAQQIEAPLIIGGGITDPEKAYRNCKAGADVIVIGNAIEKNATLIKEMAAAIHSVPVKA